In one Vicinamibacterales bacterium genomic region, the following are encoded:
- a CDS encoding FKBP-type peptidyl-prolyl cis-trans isomerase, with the protein MLRRFLLVLPVLCVAAACGGDNGTSPSTVTSANVPFTSTDLRVGTGATAQNGQRVTVNYTGWLYSATGTDNKGAQFDTSIGRTPFVFLLGGNQVIAGWDRGVAGMRVGGQRRLVIPPELAYGQSGNGSIPGNATLVFDIELLLVQ; encoded by the coding sequence ATGCTCCGACGATTCCTGCTGGTCCTGCCCGTCCTCTGCGTCGCCGCCGCGTGCGGCGGTGACAACGGCACGTCGCCGTCCACCGTCACGTCGGCCAACGTGCCGTTCACGTCCACCGACCTGCGCGTCGGCACGGGCGCGACGGCCCAGAACGGCCAGCGGGTCACCGTGAACTACACCGGCTGGCTCTACTCGGCGACGGGCACTGACAACAAGGGGGCGCAGTTCGACACGAGCATCGGCCGCACGCCGTTCGTGTTCCTGCTGGGCGGCAACCAGGTCATCGCGGGCTGGGATCGCGGCGTGGCCGGCATGCGAGTGGGCGGCCAGCGGCGGCTCGTCATTCCCCCCGAGCTGGCGTACGGTCAGTCGGGCAACGGCTCGATCCCGGGCAACGCCACGCTGGTCTTCGACATCGAGCTGCTGCTCGTGCAATAG
- a CDS encoding AMP-binding protein: protein MTDLATRPWTRFYAPETAPDLPPPAWPTVAALVRDAAARHASREAFTLLLPDGTRGSLTFAQADRLSDAFAVYLREVAGFSAGDRLAVQMPNCLAYPIVVFGALKAWLVMVNTNPLYTAPEMEHQFADSGATGLVVIDLFADRVAQVLPRTGIKTVVVVTVADLLPLLKRTVVRAVQRYVKKQVPPATFPYTTFHAALAAGRRRLFAGADPRLYLAGASSDRVATLQYTGGTTGVSKGAMLTEANLVANITQSIEVWKPGVVEGQETVVTALPLYHIFAFTANLMVFFAFGGRNILIPSPRPLANLKQALTSEGATWFTGVNTLFAGLMHEPWFREHADFSLKGTVAGGMALVPAVADRWEAMTRTPIYQGYGLTETSPVVSLVPFHRNKRDSIGAPVPGTDIRIVDPDGHDVPDGQPGELLVKGPQVMAGYWQRPDETARVLRGGWLATGDIATVDEDGYVYIVDRKKDMILVSGFNVYPNEVEAVIAAHPGVAEVAVIGAPDPASGETVCAFVVRRDQALTEEALREHCRQSLTAYKVPRVVRFRDDLPKSPVGKVLRKDLRDLAAAR from the coding sequence ATGACGGACCTCGCCACCCGCCCGTGGACCCGGTTCTATGCCCCGGAGACCGCACCCGATCTGCCGCCGCCGGCCTGGCCGACGGTGGCGGCCCTGGTGCGGGACGCCGCGGCCCGCCATGCGTCGCGGGAGGCGTTCACGCTGCTCCTGCCCGACGGCACCCGCGGATCACTGACCTTCGCCCAGGCGGACCGCCTGTCCGACGCCTTCGCGGTGTACCTGCGGGAGGTGGCGGGCTTCTCGGCCGGCGATCGGCTGGCCGTCCAGATGCCGAACTGCCTGGCCTATCCGATCGTCGTCTTCGGCGCCTTGAAGGCCTGGCTCGTCATGGTCAATACGAACCCGCTCTACACCGCGCCCGAGATGGAGCACCAGTTCGCCGACAGCGGCGCGACCGGGCTCGTGGTGATCGACCTGTTCGCCGATCGCGTGGCGCAGGTGCTGCCCAGGACGGGCATCAAGACCGTGGTCGTGGTGACGGTGGCCGACCTGTTGCCACTCCTCAAGCGGACGGTCGTCAGGGCGGTGCAGCGGTACGTGAAAAAACAGGTGCCGCCTGCAACGTTCCCATACACGACCTTTCATGCGGCACTGGCGGCGGGACGGCGGCGCCTCTTCGCGGGGGCGGATCCGCGCCTGTATCTCGCCGGCGCGTCGAGCGACCGCGTCGCGACGCTCCAGTACACGGGCGGCACCACCGGCGTGAGCAAGGGCGCGATGCTCACCGAGGCCAACCTCGTTGCGAACATCACGCAGTCGATCGAGGTGTGGAAGCCCGGCGTCGTCGAAGGCCAGGAGACGGTGGTGACGGCGCTGCCGCTGTACCACATCTTCGCGTTCACGGCGAACCTCATGGTGTTCTTCGCGTTCGGGGGACGGAACATCCTCATCCCCAGTCCCCGGCCCCTCGCCAACCTGAAGCAGGCGCTCACCAGCGAGGGCGCCACGTGGTTCACGGGCGTCAACACGCTCTTTGCGGGCCTGATGCACGAGCCCTGGTTCCGCGAGCACGCCGACTTCAGCCTGAAGGGCACGGTGGCCGGCGGCATGGCGCTCGTGCCGGCCGTCGCGGACCGCTGGGAGGCGATGACGCGCACGCCCATCTACCAGGGGTACGGCCTGACCGAGACCTCGCCGGTCGTGTCCCTCGTGCCGTTCCATCGCAACAAGCGGGACTCGATCGGCGCGCCGGTGCCCGGCACCGACATCCGGATCGTGGATCCCGACGGCCACGACGTCCCCGACGGGCAGCCGGGCGAACTGCTGGTGAAGGGACCGCAGGTGATGGCCGGCTACTGGCAGCGGCCCGACGAGACGGCGCGCGTGCTCCGCGGCGGCTGGCTCGCCACCGGCGACATCGCCACCGTGGACGAGGACGGCTACGTGTACATCGTGGACCGCAAGAAGGACATGATCCTCGTGAGCGGCTTCAACGTGTATCCGAACGAGGTCGAGGCCGTGATCGCGGCGCATCCGGGCGTCGCAGAGGTGGCCGTCATCGGCGCGCCCGACCCGGCGAGCGGCGAGACGGTCTGCGCGTTCGTCGTCAGGCGCGACCAAGCCCTCACCGAGGAGGCGCTGCGCGAACACTGCCGGCAGTCGCTGACCGCCTACAAGGTGCCGCGGGTGGTGCGGTTCCGCGACGACCTGCCGAAGTCGCCCGTCGGCAAGGTGCTGCGCAAGGACCTGCGCGACCTCGCCGCCGCGCGCTGA
- a CDS encoding metal-dependent hydrolase, giving the protein MDPVCHTLTGLAMGQAGLKRRTPLALVTLALAANAPDIDVGVFATDTLAVSFRRGWTHGPLAMVVLPVALAAIVATADRLVRRRRRPHAAPAVPAQLLLVAALGTWSHPLLDYLNSYGIRLLMPFSARWFYGDALYIVDPWLYLLLGGGLVAAAVALRRGGDGRRAARVALGAAGLYVALMFGSGLWARQAVAAGLARAGRPASRFMVTPVAVNPFRREVLVDLGDRYEKGFVAFAPTPVFRPAGYGVDVGADHPAARAAAATERGRQFLAWSRFPFFVVDTTPAGTVVTINDARYSGPSGEDGWAGVRIPVPAGRP; this is encoded by the coding sequence ATGGATCCGGTCTGCCACACGCTGACCGGCCTCGCCATGGGACAGGCCGGGCTGAAGCGGCGCACGCCGCTGGCCCTGGTCACGCTGGCGCTCGCCGCCAACGCCCCCGACATCGACGTCGGCGTCTTCGCCACCGACACGCTCGCCGTCTCGTTCCGTCGCGGGTGGACCCACGGGCCGCTGGCGATGGTCGTCCTGCCCGTGGCGCTCGCCGCGATCGTCGCCACCGCCGATCGGCTCGTTCGCCGCCGACGCCGGCCCCATGCTGCGCCCGCGGTGCCCGCCCAGCTCCTGCTCGTGGCGGCGCTGGGCACATGGTCCCATCCGCTGCTCGACTACTTGAACAGTTACGGCATCCGGCTCCTGATGCCGTTCTCGGCGCGGTGGTTCTACGGTGACGCGCTGTACATCGTCGACCCGTGGCTCTACCTGCTGCTGGGCGGTGGGCTGGTCGCGGCCGCCGTGGCACTCCGCCGGGGCGGCGACGGCCGCCGCGCCGCCCGCGTGGCGCTGGGCGCCGCAGGCCTCTACGTCGCGCTGATGTTCGGCTCGGGGCTCTGGGCGCGGCAGGCGGTGGCCGCCGGGCTGGCGCGGGCGGGCCGGCCGGCCTCCCGGTTCATGGTGACGCCCGTGGCCGTGAACCCGTTCCGGCGGGAGGTGCTCGTCGACCTCGGCGATCGCTACGAGAAGGGGTTCGTCGCGTTCGCGCCGACGCCCGTGTTCAGGCCGGCGGGCTACGGCGTGGACGTCGGGGCCGATCACCCGGCGGCGCGCGCGGCCGCTGCCACCGAGCGCGGGCGCCAGTTCCTGGCCTGGTCGCGCTTTCCGTTCTTCGTCGTCGACACGACGCCGGCCGGGACCGTGGTCACGATCAACGACGCGCGCTACTCGGGCCCGTCCGGAGAGGACGGGTGGGCGGGCGTCCGCATTCCCGTGCCGGCGGGCCGGCCCTGA
- a CDS encoding TolC family protein, with translation MASPRGIPWLCLLIVTAAGAGAASGQTPPLEVVTFDEAVSRAIAANPSVDRAATAVLGAEALLAQARAAIRPTAGASLVTTVLDDARGFGGNVVQPRTQWVLGGSAQMPLLASAQWAARVQAADQVAVANVAVQDVRRQVAVAAGEAYLAVIARRRQLEVSLRARDTARAQLDYATARREAGVSSRLNELRAAQELAVDEGLVERGALAVRLAQEALGLLLASDRAVDAGAAPAFETPAGDGESWLTSRTDIRLFDARVDAAGRVVADSWRDWVPSVRGAFEPQYVTPSGLFQPSGTWRAVVTTTVPLFDSGQRRAVKARRQADLDLLRVDRRDAELRARSEVRTARAAIEGETRALDRAREAAGHAGEVLRITDVAFRAGATTNLELVDAQRGSRDAESAVADAEDRVRAAQLALLVALGRFPG, from the coding sequence ATGGCTAGCCCGCGCGGGATCCCCTGGCTGTGCCTGCTGATCGTGACGGCGGCGGGCGCCGGGGCGGCATCGGGCCAGACGCCGCCGCTCGAGGTCGTCACCTTCGACGAGGCGGTGTCGCGCGCCATCGCCGCGAACCCGTCGGTCGATCGCGCGGCGACCGCGGTGCTCGGGGCCGAGGCCCTGCTGGCGCAGGCCAGGGCCGCTATCCGGCCCACGGCCGGCGCCTCGCTCGTCACCACGGTGCTCGACGATGCCCGCGGGTTCGGCGGCAACGTCGTCCAACCGCGCACGCAGTGGGTGCTCGGCGGGTCGGCTCAGATGCCGCTGCTCGCCTCCGCACAATGGGCGGCGCGCGTCCAGGCGGCGGACCAGGTTGCCGTCGCGAACGTGGCGGTCCAGGACGTGCGCCGCCAGGTGGCCGTCGCGGCGGGCGAGGCGTACCTGGCCGTCATCGCCCGCAGGCGGCAGCTCGAGGTGAGCCTCCGCGCGCGCGACACCGCGCGCGCGCAGCTCGACTACGCGACCGCGCGCCGGGAAGCCGGCGTCAGCAGCCGGCTGAACGAACTGCGCGCGGCCCAGGAACTCGCGGTGGACGAGGGACTGGTGGAGCGCGGGGCGCTGGCGGTACGCCTGGCGCAGGAGGCGCTGGGGCTGCTCCTCGCGTCCGATCGCGCCGTCGACGCCGGCGCAGCGCCTGCGTTCGAGACGCCGGCCGGCGACGGCGAGTCGTGGCTCACGTCCCGCACGGACATCCGGCTGTTCGACGCCAGGGTCGATGCGGCCGGCCGCGTCGTGGCCGACAGCTGGCGCGACTGGGTCCCGTCGGTCCGCGGCGCGTTCGAGCCGCAGTACGTCACGCCCTCCGGGCTCTTCCAGCCCTCCGGCACCTGGCGGGCCGTCGTGACCACCACGGTGCCGCTCTTCGACAGCGGACAGCGGCGCGCGGTCAAGGCGCGGCGCCAGGCCGATCTCGACCTGCTCCGGGTCGATCGGCGTGACGCGGAGCTGCGCGCACGGTCCGAGGTTCGCACCGCCCGCGCCGCGATCGAGGGAGAAACTCGCGCGCTGGACCGCGCGCGCGAGGCAGCCGGGCATGCCGGCGAGGTTCTGCGCATCACCGACGTGGCGTTCCGGGCAGGCGCCACCACCAACCTCGAACTCGTCGACGCGCAGCGCGGCTCGCGCGACGCGGAGTCCGCCGTGGCAGACGCGGAGGATCGTGTCCGTGCGGCGCAGCTCGCCTTGCTGGTGGCCCTGGGGCGCTTCCCGGGGTGA
- a CDS encoding SGNH/GDSL hydrolase family protein, with translation MRRAILLAACVLTVGMAACSKASKDSPTGPTPTGTVSYTAIGASDGAGVGSSVVCVPFVPCNDGMGWVQRLHRRLQQDGEAKLTNLSVPSAVLSPTIVALGQRVGRDHLGNFLTNQAPFTARDSTIVTVFAGGNDANTIATAVRNQIGGDDFRAYIDQQVRQWGDDYAALLSQIRARASNPRIVLLNLPNLAGAPYVARNTQFERQILQRIAVGLSERANALAGPGVHVVDLLCDARVLDPANFSGDGFHPNDRGYALLADLAYAAATGTSYPAPQADCALRRVVPPL, from the coding sequence ATGCGCCGCGCGATCCTTCTGGCTGCCTGCGTCCTCACCGTCGGCATGGCGGCGTGCAGCAAGGCGTCCAAGGACTCCCCCACCGGACCGACGCCCACCGGGACCGTCAGTTACACGGCCATCGGCGCGAGCGACGGCGCGGGCGTGGGCAGCAGCGTCGTGTGCGTGCCGTTCGTGCCCTGCAACGACGGGATGGGGTGGGTGCAGCGGCTGCACCGCCGGCTGCAACAGGACGGCGAGGCCAAGCTGACGAACCTCAGCGTGCCGAGCGCGGTCCTGAGTCCCACGATCGTGGCCCTCGGCCAGCGCGTCGGCCGGGATCACCTGGGCAACTTCCTGACGAACCAGGCGCCGTTCACGGCCCGCGACAGCACGATCGTCACGGTCTTCGCCGGCGGGAACGACGCGAACACGATCGCCACGGCCGTGCGGAACCAGATTGGCGGCGACGACTTCCGCGCCTACATCGACCAGCAGGTCCGGCAGTGGGGCGACGACTACGCCGCGCTCCTGTCGCAGATCCGGGCGCGGGCGTCCAACCCGCGGATCGTGCTGCTCAACCTGCCCAATCTGGCCGGCGCGCCGTACGTCGCGCGCAACACCCAGTTCGAACGCCAGATCCTGCAGCGCATCGCGGTCGGCCTCAGCGAGCGCGCGAACGCGCTGGCCGGCCCCGGCGTGCACGTCGTGGATCTGCTGTGCGACGCGCGGGTGCTGGACCCGGCCAATTTCTCGGGCGACGGGTTCCACCCGAACGACCGCGGGTATGCGCTGCTGGCCGACCTGGCCTATGCCGCCGCCACCGGGACGTCCTACCCCGCCCCCCAGGCCGACTGCGCGCTCCGGCGCGTCGTGCCCCCGCTCTAA
- a CDS encoding glutamine synthetase III, with protein MHEGRANQPPARVADIYGSLVFNEAVQQARLPKAVFQALRATVTRGTPLEMSTADAVASALKDWAVEHGASHYTHWFQPMTGITAEKHDAFFSPTKDGHSIAEFSGKELVKGEPDASSFPSGGMRSTFEARGYTAWDPTSPPWLFVAGNSATLVIPTAFVSWTGEALDKKTPLLRSMEALSAQAVRALNLFGVPATRVTATCGPEQEYFLIDRHFYYNRPDLINAGRTLFGARPPKGQELEDQYFGSIPERVLAFMAECETELYKVGVPIKTRHNEVAPSQYELAPIFESANVATDHQMMTMETLKRIAPKYGLACLTHEKPFAGVNGSGKHVNWSMGDDFGNNLLNPGDTPHDNMQFLFFCAAVIRAVDTFQGLLRMSIASAGNDHRLGANEAPPAILSIFLGDMLTDIFEQVEKGGAKSTKAGGVLDIGVSVLPKLPRDAGDRNRTSPFAFTGNKFEFRAVSSNQSVAFPSTCLNVAVAESLDVMCGQLEAALGKGESLETAVAALLKATIKKHKRIIFNGNGYSQEWQKEAGKRGLLNHRNTVDALPELVTPLVAKTFEKFKVLTERELHARYEVNVETYNKTINIEAQLMTLMANRYILPAAFEYQRAVGASVTAARQAGSTSREGKKVLAKLVRTIDLFRAQTAALEAALDHAATSTEKHAKYMRDKVVPAMGRLRDLGDQLELMMPHATWPLPTYREMLFIK; from the coding sequence ATGCATGAAGGTCGAGCCAACCAGCCCCCTGCCCGCGTGGCCGACATCTACGGCTCGCTCGTCTTCAACGAGGCGGTCCAGCAGGCCCGCCTGCCCAAGGCGGTCTTCCAGGCGCTCCGGGCCACGGTCACCAGGGGAACGCCGCTCGAGATGTCCACGGCCGACGCGGTGGCCTCGGCGCTGAAGGACTGGGCCGTCGAGCACGGCGCCTCGCACTACACGCACTGGTTCCAGCCCATGACGGGCATCACGGCCGAGAAGCACGACGCGTTCTTCTCGCCCACCAAGGACGGCCACTCGATTGCCGAGTTCAGCGGCAAGGAGCTCGTGAAGGGCGAACCCGACGCGTCGAGCTTCCCGTCGGGCGGTATGCGCAGCACCTTCGAGGCCCGCGGCTACACCGCGTGGGATCCGACGAGCCCGCCGTGGCTGTTCGTGGCCGGCAACTCGGCCACGCTCGTCATCCCGACCGCGTTCGTCAGCTGGACCGGCGAGGCGCTCGACAAGAAGACGCCGCTCCTGCGCTCGATGGAAGCGCTCTCGGCGCAGGCCGTCCGGGCCCTGAACCTCTTCGGGGTACCGGCCACGCGCGTCACCGCCACCTGTGGCCCCGAGCAGGAGTATTTCCTGATCGACCGGCACTTCTATTACAACCGGCCCGACCTCATCAACGCGGGGCGCACGCTCTTCGGCGCCCGCCCGCCGAAGGGCCAGGAGCTCGAGGATCAGTACTTCGGGTCGATCCCGGAGCGCGTGCTGGCCTTCATGGCCGAGTGCGAGACCGAGCTGTACAAGGTGGGCGTCCCGATCAAGACGCGCCACAACGAAGTCGCGCCGTCGCAGTACGAGCTGGCGCCGATCTTCGAGAGCGCGAACGTCGCCACCGATCACCAGATGATGACGATGGAGACGCTCAAGCGCATCGCGCCGAAGTACGGCCTCGCGTGCCTGACGCACGAGAAGCCGTTCGCGGGCGTCAACGGATCCGGCAAGCACGTCAACTGGAGCATGGGCGACGATTTCGGGAACAACCTGCTGAACCCGGGGGACACGCCGCACGACAACATGCAGTTCCTGTTCTTCTGCGCGGCCGTGATCCGCGCGGTGGACACCTTCCAGGGCCTGCTGCGGATGAGCATCGCCAGCGCCGGCAACGATCACCGGCTCGGCGCCAACGAGGCTCCGCCGGCCATTCTTTCCATCTTCCTCGGCGACATGCTCACGGACATCTTCGAGCAGGTCGAGAAGGGCGGCGCGAAGTCCACGAAGGCCGGCGGCGTTCTCGACATCGGGGTGTCGGTGCTGCCGAAGCTGCCGCGCGACGCCGGGGATCGCAACCGCACGTCGCCGTTCGCCTTCACGGGCAACAAGTTCGAGTTCCGGGCGGTGTCGTCGAACCAAAGCGTCGCCTTCCCGTCCACCTGCCTCAACGTCGCGGTGGCCGAGTCGCTCGACGTCATGTGCGGGCAGCTCGAGGCGGCCCTCGGCAAGGGCGAGTCGCTCGAGACGGCCGTGGCCGCGCTCCTCAAGGCCACGATCAAGAAGCACAAGCGCATCATCTTCAACGGCAACGGCTACTCCCAGGAGTGGCAGAAGGAGGCCGGCAAGCGCGGCCTGCTGAACCACCGCAATACCGTGGACGCGCTGCCCGAACTCGTGACGCCGCTCGTCGCAAAGACCTTCGAGAAGTTCAAGGTGCTCACCGAGCGGGAGCTGCACGCGCGCTACGAGGTCAACGTCGAGACCTACAACAAGACCATCAACATCGAGGCCCAGCTGATGACGCTGATGGCCAACCGGTACATCCTGCCGGCGGCGTTCGAGTACCAGCGCGCCGTGGGCGCCAGCGTGACGGCGGCGCGTCAGGCGGGCAGCACGAGCCGGGAGGGCAAGAAGGTCCTCGCGAAGCTCGTCAGGACGATCGATCTCTTCCGGGCGCAGACGGCGGCGCTCGAGGCGGCGCTCGACCACGCCGCGACCTCGACCGAGAAGCACGCGAAGTACATGCGCGACAAGGTCGTGCCGGCGATGGGCCGTCTGCGGGATCTCGGCGATCAGCTCGAGCTGATGATGCCGCACGCCACGTGGCCGCTCCCCACGTACAGGGAGATGCTCTTCATCAAGTAG
- the lpxD gene encoding UDP-3-O-(3-hydroxymyristoyl)glucosamine N-acyltransferase encodes MTLRELAGRIGARLEGDGDADVVRVAGLDTAGPGDVTFLASAAYRAAVASTKATAVITGAHGPDAPCAVLRVADPYLAFALAAQVLAPPSVLPVGVHPTAVVGAGVVLGEDVGLGPYAVIGPGARVGARTVVDAHAVIGAGAEIGPDCVIHAHVSIRERCRLGARVVVQNGAVIGADGFGFARRPDGTHEKIPQTAPVVIEDDVEIGANTTVDRPAVGETRIKAGAKIDNLVQVAHGVVIGARTLLAAQVGIAGSTTVGDDVILGGQVGVAGHIEIGAGVKATGQTGITNSIPPGLFVSGLPAIDNREWRKASILVGRLPELRRQLLELERRLAALEHPAGAPDTPVP; translated from the coding sequence GTGACGCTCCGCGAGCTGGCCGGCCGGATCGGCGCGCGTCTCGAAGGCGACGGCGACGCCGACGTGGTCCGTGTGGCCGGCCTCGACACCGCCGGTCCCGGCGACGTGACGTTCCTCGCGAGCGCCGCCTACCGCGCGGCCGTCGCCTCCACCAAGGCCACGGCCGTCATCACCGGCGCACACGGCCCCGACGCGCCATGCGCCGTGCTGCGCGTCGCCGATCCGTATCTCGCCTTCGCGCTCGCCGCGCAGGTCCTGGCTCCGCCCTCGGTGCTGCCGGTAGGCGTGCACCCGACGGCCGTCGTCGGTGCGGGGGTGGTCCTCGGCGAGGACGTCGGGCTCGGCCCGTACGCCGTCATCGGCCCCGGCGCCCGGGTGGGCGCCCGCACCGTCGTCGACGCGCACGCCGTCATCGGCGCCGGCGCCGAGATCGGCCCGGATTGCGTCATCCACGCCCACGTCTCGATCCGCGAGCGCTGCCGCCTCGGCGCCCGGGTGGTGGTGCAGAACGGCGCCGTCATCGGCGCCGACGGGTTCGGATTCGCCCGCCGGCCCGACGGCACGCACGAGAAGATCCCGCAGACGGCGCCGGTCGTGATCGAGGACGACGTGGAGATCGGCGCCAACACGACCGTCGATCGTCCGGCCGTCGGGGAGACGCGGATCAAGGCGGGCGCCAAGATCGACAACCTCGTGCAGGTGGCGCACGGTGTCGTCATCGGCGCCAGGACCCTGCTCGCGGCGCAGGTCGGCATCGCCGGCAGCACGACCGTGGGAGACGACGTGATCCTTGGCGGTCAGGTTGGGGTGGCCGGCCACATCGAGATCGGCGCCGGCGTGAAGGCCACGGGACAGACGGGCATCACGAATTCCATCCCACCGGGGCTCTTCGTCTCCGGCCTGCCCGCCATCGACAATCGCGAGTGGCGCAAGGCCTCCATCCTGGTGGGCCGGCTCCCCGAGCTCAGGCGTCAGTTGCTCGAGCTCGAGCGTCGCCTGGCCGCCCTCGAGCATCCGGCCGGGGCGCCCGACACCCCCGTGCCATAA